One Ananas comosus cultivar F153 linkage group 1, ASM154086v1, whole genome shotgun sequence DNA window includes the following coding sequences:
- the LOC109714243 gene encoding LOW QUALITY PROTEIN: probable receptor-like protein kinase At1g11050 (The sequence of the model RefSeq protein was modified relative to this genomic sequence to represent the inferred CDS: deleted 4 bases in 3 codons) has product MTIDKDVSCFVANLDGSMTEIFRELDAAVPFLSRLPPDSFDKLDIERHLRDGVRKAVRSCGSGGFVLRFEITVAFGSDLDDHAQLRLTQGFIMFTVEINSGIYYVYTRALSLSLNSPAPAPAPAPGPTGTDSDASTTTTCPMDMSYVSTFPWDHSPCEPAASAHNLTACCQTLLSVFGIAFAERLRSTGLFNLPSAASSAACLSLFRARLTSXNFYDIYYLDDKCDRDRDRHCDPHPALDLASRTLLIPIRPSPLPFVASPDFCAGIVNTSGWSAALRSSDSAATAGEHLAAACGGDIASLMSCGTCYYAATEVSSVLTALDGNTSHATPCFYLTVLYAAGVGLHHPNPNPNPSRSRSTAAVAAISAAAAALALALAAAALALLLWRSRRRRKNSSCCKALASDPDPISPHPRPNTGSIAFDIRDLDKATDRFSPRNLIGRGGFGVVYRGALPDGSLVAVKKVLDPQLDDGSGCGVAGDDEFHNEVEIISNLRHRNLVPLRGYCIAHGDLFLVYDFMPNGSLDQHIFPSSHPAPKTLTWPERRGIILDVAKGLAYLHYGVKPAIFHRDIKATNILLDREMRARVADFGLARRSRDGESHLTTRVAGTRGYLAPEYALYGQLTEKSDVYSFGVLVLEVMTGRRALDMAAAACRSAVLVTDWAWALVRAGRAEHASTPLTGHWQQRRRQRSGQSKGIMVRFVLVGILCAHAMVALRPTIADALRMLEGDLEVPDVPDRPTPLGFTADIRRRHGRDTFAASPALSGPCLDAGDMLR; this is encoded by the exons ATGACAATCGACAAAGACGTCAGCTGCTTCGTCGCGAACCTGGACGGTAGCATGACCGAAATCTTCCGGGAGCTCGACGCCGCCGTCCCCTTCCTGAGCCGCCTGCCTCCTGACAGCTTCGATAAACTCGACATAGAGCGGCATTTGCGGGACGGAGTACGCAAAGCTGTAAGATCGTGCGGCTCCGGCGGCTTTGTGCTTCGGTTTGAGATCACCGTGGCATTTGGCTCGGATTTGGATGATCA tgcGCAGTTGAGATTAACTCAGGGATTTATTATGTTTACAGTTGAGATTAACTCAGGGATTTATTATGTTTACA cgcgcgcgctctctctctctcttaactcCCCGgccccggcgccggcgccggctcCGGGGCCGACGGGCACCGATTCCGACgcctcgacgacgacgacgtgcCCCATGGATATGAGCTACGTCTCGACCTTCCCGTGGGACCACTCCCCCTGCGAGCCCGCCGCCTCCGCCCACAACCTCACCGCGTGCTGCCAAACCCTCCTCTCCGTCTTCGGCATCGCCTTCGCCGAGCGCCTCCGCTCCACCGGCCTCTTCAAcctcccctccgccgcctcctccgccgcgtgCCTCTCCCTCTTCAGGGCCCGCCTCACCTCCCNCAatttttatgatatatattaccTCGATGACAAA TGTGATCGAGATCGCGACAGGCATTGTGATCCCCATCCCGCTCTCGACCTCGCATCACGCACCCTCCTCATACCCATCCGCCCCTCCCCGCTCCCCTTCGTCGCCTCCCCCGACTTCTGCGCCGGGATCGTCAACACCTCCGGCTGGTCCGCCGCGCTCCGCTCCTCCGactccgccgccaccgccgggGAGCATCTCGCGGCGGCGTGCGGCGGCGACATCGCCTCCCTCATGAGCTGCGGCACGTGCTACTACGCCGCCACCGAGGTCTCCTCCGTCCTCACCGCCCTCGACGGGAACACCTCCCACGCCACCCCGTGCTTCTACCTCACCGTGCTCTACGCCGCCGGGGTC GGTTTACACcatcctaaccctaaccctaaccccagCCGATCCCGCTCCACCGCCGCGGTCGCcgcgatctccgccgccgccgccgccctcgccctcgccctggccgccgccgccctcgccctcctcctctgGCGATCCCGCAGGAGGAGGAAGAACAGCAGCTGCTGCAAAGCCCTAGCGAGCGATCCCGACCCGATCTCGCCGCACCCGCGCCCCAACACGGGATCGATCGCGTTCGACATCAGGGACCTGGATAAGGCCACGGACCGCTTCTCCCCCCGCAACCTCATCGGCCGCGGCGGCTTCGGCGTGGTGTACCGCGGCGCCCTCCCCGACGGGTCCCTCGTCGCCGTGAAGAAGGTGCTCGACCCCCAACTCGACGACGGCTCCGGCTGCGGCGTCGCCGGAGACGACGAGTTCCACAACGAGGTCGAGATCATCAGCAacctccgccaccgcaaccTCGTCCCCCTCCGCGGCTACTGCATCGCCCACGGCGACCTCTTCCTCGTCTACGACTTCATGCCCAACGGCTCCCTCGACCAACACATCTTCCCCTCCTCCCATCCcgcccccaaaaccctaacctggCCGGAGCGGAGGGGCATCATCCTCGACGTGGCGAAGGGGCTCGCGTACCTGCACTACGGCGTGAAACCCGCGATCTTCCACCGGGACATCAAGGCCACCAACATCCTGCTCGACCGCGAGATGCGCGCGCGCGTCGCCGACTTCGGCCTCGCGCGCCGGAGCCGCGACGGCGAGTCGCACCTCACCACGCGCGTCGCCGGCACGCGCGGCTACCTCGCCCCCGAGTACGCCCTCTACGGCCAGCTCACCGAGAAGAGCGACGTCTACAGCTTCGGCGTCCTCGTCCTCGAGGTCATGACCGGCCGCCGCGCCCTCGACATGGcggccgccgcc tgccgcAGCGCCGTGCTCGTCACCGACTGGGCCTGGGCGCTCGTCCGCGCCGGCCGCGCCGAGCACGCCTCGACCCCCCTTACTGGCCAttggcagcagcggcggcggcagcggagcGGGCAATCGAAGGGGATCATGGTGAGGTTCGTGCTGGTGGGGATTCTGTGCGCGCAC GCGATGGTGGCGCTGCGGCCGACGATCGCCGACGCGCTGCGGATGCTGGAGGGGGACCTCGAGGTGCCGGACGTTCCGGACCGGCCCACGCCGCTAGGC TTCACGGCTGATATACGGCGACGGCACGGGCGCGATACGTTCGCGGCCTCGCCGGCGCTCAGCGGCCCGTGCTTGGACGCCGGAGACATGCTCAGGTGA
- the LOC109715540 gene encoding PHD finger protein EHD3-like isoform X2 has translation MFGERKSYSGLNPKDSGEELWITYKRKKCANPSSDSRGVSKISGGVRNAQEHLITYKRRRCANPGSDFGGVAVYSKRCRDIGWDHGTMIDGNKNHWKCNWCGLVRYGGGSCRLKQHLVKCVNAPNDVSKAIENYMMMKRERKSRRSCASDGANIAKSRCSDYMLVDKDGPLVDSMKEVGSHSQLFKKASKQSRIYPYQSKSSTQRLQATTHLYENSVAKVAVYGLNKRRCRDIGWQHGTMIDGNSNHWKCNWCGLVRYGGGLSRLKRHLVECPSVPNEVYKAVKNYMRMKRERKLRLAAASDGTDNAKSRCSDYMVVDKDGPLVNSKEEAGRRSQLFEKTSKQLRIHPYQSKSSTQRPQATTHLSDNSVAVGNMEEHHGAVLQKNTSEQDGCASTDSHWTRWKYVLENMLQLPDVCESGGVRSCICDALTMGHSGLTKRLEVSDISRNTEQPQDRFEGYEMHTTAASGISKPTSEADTLVNSTKCQSYLVDILCSENFALLCDLLWRTFEDNKTKGFFDFSIINAKMKNGDYGRAPGLIDQDIQQAWEKVKEVGRKMIHLAECLSNMSSASSQKQKNCAIVVEQKNSVKSNTCNLDHSAKVNQTKPSSLHKTSASQQCSAKANGKESHFSCPNSATKLKPIRSSHFTPYCTNKREPPKPISMTYVRKDSLNQSCAAYDKLEDDSQANDSRVSSVSNIELDEARTSISRLCKLCGTCEEENKRFLVCRHIDCPYKFYHIRCLNSRQIASTVPWNIRCWLCPSCLCRACLSDKDDDKILLCDGCEEAYHIYCVDLPRDLVPTGEWYCVRCNAQREREVLRSKQGIFKRHRISNDVEGGNESTCGVDLLLSAAEKLKFEENMRGRDKSKKGHHCTHFVKP, from the exons ATGTTTGGGGAGAGGAAGAGCTACAGTGGATTGAATCCGAAGGATTCGGGGGAGGAGCTGTGGATCACTTACAAGAGGAAGAAATGCGCAAATCCGAGCTCCGATTCCCGCGGTGTAAGTAAAATTTCCGGTGGTGTGAGAAATGCGCAGGAGCATTTGATCACTTACAAGAGGAGGAGATGCGCAAATCCGGGCTCCGATTTCGGCGGT GTTGCTGTTTACAGTAAGAGATGCAGAGATATTGGGTGGGATCATGGAACAATGATTGATGGAAACAAAAATCATTGGAAGTGCAACTGGTGCGGTTTGGTTAGATATGGAGGAGGCTCGTGCAGGCTTAAGCAACATCTAGTTAAGTGTGTAAATGCTCCAAATGATGTTTCTAAGGCAATAGAGAATTATATGATGATGAAGCGAGAAAGAAAATCGAGAAGATCATGTGCTTCTGATGGTGCAAATATTGCAAAGTCGAGGTGCTCTGATTACATGTTAGTTGATAAGGATGGACCACTTGTCGACTCAATGAAGGAGGTGGGAAGTCACAGTCAACTTTTCAAGAAAGCATCTAAACAATCGAGGATCTATCCTTATCAATCAAAGAGTTCTACGCAACGACTGCAGGCAACCACCCATCTATATGAAAATTCCGTGGCTAAG GTTGCTGTTTACGGTTTAAACAAAAGAAGATGCAGAGATATTGGGTGGCAGCATGGAACGATGATTGATGGAAACAGTAATCATTGGAAGTGCAACTGGTGTGGTTTGGTTAGATATGGAGGAGGTTTGTCTAGACTTAAGCGACATCTCGTTGAGTGTCCAAGTGTTCCAAATGAGGTTTATAAAGCAGTAAAGAATTATATGAGAATGAAGCGAGAAAGAAAATTGAGATTAGCAGCTGCTTCTGATGGTACAGATAATGCAAAGTCGAGGTGCTCTGATTACATGGTGGTTGATAAGGATGGGCCACTTGTCAACTCAAAGGAGGAGGCGGGAAGGCGCAGTCAACTCTTTGAGAAAACATCTAAACAATTGAGGATTCATCCCTATCAATCAAAGAGTTCTACGCAGAGACCGCAGGCAACCACCCATCTATCTGACAATTCCGTCGCTGTG GGCAATATGGAGGAACATCATGGCGCAGTATTACAAAAGAACACTTCTGAGCAAGATGGTTGTGCTAGTACAGATAGTCACTGGACTCGCTGGAAATATGTTTTGGAAAACATGTTGCAGTTGCCGGATGTTTGTGAAAGTGGTGGCGTTCGAAGCTGCATTTGTGATGCGCTCACAATGGGTCATTCTGGTCTCACCAAAAGGTTGGAGGTGTCTGACATCAGCAGGAACACTGAACAACCACAG GACAGGTTTGAGGGGTATGAAATGCACACAACCGCAGCCTCAGGCATATCAAAACCTACCAGTGAGGCAGATACACTTGTCAACAGTACCAAGTGCCAGAGTTACTTGGTTGATATTTTATGTTCAGAGAATTTTGCTCTCTTATGTGATTTACTTTGGAGAACTTTTGAAGACAACAAGACAAAAGGCTTCTTCGATTTCAGCATTATCAATGCAAAGATGAAAAATGGAGATTATGGGCGTGCGCCTGGATTGATTGATCAAGATATCCAACAG GCGTGGGAAAAAGTTAAAGAAGTTGGTCGGAAAATGATTCATCTAGCAGAATGTCTTTCAAACATGTCAAGTGCTTCCTCACAGAAGCAG AAGAACTGTGCAATTGTTGTTGAACAGAAGAATTCCGTGAAATCAAATACATGCAATTTAGATCATTCAGCCAAAGTGAATCAAACCAAGCCCTCTAGCCTTCACAAAACTTCAGCTTCCCAACAGTGTAGCGCCAAAGCAAACGGCAAGGAAAGCCACTTCTCGTGTCCAAATTCCGCTACCAAATTGAAACCGATTCGAAGCTCTCATTTTACTCCTTACTGCACTAATAAAAGAGAACCGCCCAAGCCTATCTCAATGACCTATGTTCGAAAAGATAGCTTAAACCAGAGTTGTGCAGCATATGATAAGCTTGAAGATGACTCCCAAGCTAATGATTCCCGAGTGAGTTCTGTTTCAAATATTGAGCTGGATGAGGCGAGAACTTCTATTTCTCGCTTGTGCAAGCTATGTGGAACATGCGAAGAGGAAAACAAGAGGTTTTTAGTTTGCAGACATATTGACTGTCCTTACAAGTTCTACCACATAAGATGCTTGAATAGCCGACAAATAGCAAGCACGGTACCGTGGAACATACGTTGTTGGTTATGTCCTTCATGCCTTTGTAGAGCTTGTCTCTCAGATAAAGACGACGACAAGATCTTGTTGTGTGATGGTTGTGAGGAGGCTTATCATATTTACTGTGTGGACCTGCCTCGTGATTTAGTACCAACAGGCGAGTGGTACTGTGTACGGTGCAATGcgcagagagagagggaagttTTGAGAAGCAAGCAAGGGATTTTCAAACGACATAGGATTAGTAATGATGTTGAAGGAGGTAATGAGAGTACTTGTGGGGTGGATTTGCTTCTGAGCGCTGCTGAAAAGCTGAAATTTGAAGAGAATATGCGCGGCCGTGATAAGAGCAAGAAAGGACATCACTGCACTCATTTTGTAAAACCTTAA
- the LOC109715540 gene encoding PHD finger protein EHD3-like isoform X1: MFGERKSYSGLNPKDSGEELWITYKRKKCANPSSDSRGVSKISGGVRNAQEHLITYKRRRCANPGSDFGGVAVYSKRCRDIGWDHGTMIDGNKNHWKCNWCGLVRYGGGSCRLKQHLVKCVNAPNDVSKAIENYMMMKRERKSRRSCASDGANIAKSRCSDYMLVDKDGPLVDSMKEVGSHSQLFKKASKQSRIYPYQSKSSTQRLQATTHLYENSVAKVAVYGLNKRRCRDIGWQHGTMIDGNSNHWKCNWCGLVRYGGGLSRLKRHLVECPSVPNEVYKAVKNYMRMKRERKLRLAAASDGTDNAKSRCSDYMVVDKDGPLVNSKEEAGRRSQLFEKTSKQLRIHPYQSKSSTQRPQATTHLSDNSVAVGNMEEHHGAVLQKNTSEQDGCASTDSHWTRWKYVLENMLQLPDVCESGGVRSCICDALTMGHSGLTKRLEVSDISRNTEQPQDRFEGYEMHTTAASGISKPTSEADTLVNSTKCQSYLVDILCSENFALLCDLLWRTFEDNKTKGFFDFSIINAKMKNGDYGRAPGLIDQDIQQAWEKVKEVGRKMIHLAECLSNMSSASSQKQAGEVSKLGVNEHKTQKNCAIVVEQKNSVKSNTCNLDHSAKVNQTKPSSLHKTSASQQCSAKANGKESHFSCPNSATKLKPIRSSHFTPYCTNKREPPKPISMTYVRKDSLNQSCAAYDKLEDDSQANDSRVSSVSNIELDEARTSISRLCKLCGTCEEENKRFLVCRHIDCPYKFYHIRCLNSRQIASTVPWNIRCWLCPSCLCRACLSDKDDDKILLCDGCEEAYHIYCVDLPRDLVPTGEWYCVRCNAQREREVLRSKQGIFKRHRISNDVEGGNESTCGVDLLLSAAEKLKFEENMRGRDKSKKGHHCTHFVKP; encoded by the exons ATGTTTGGGGAGAGGAAGAGCTACAGTGGATTGAATCCGAAGGATTCGGGGGAGGAGCTGTGGATCACTTACAAGAGGAAGAAATGCGCAAATCCGAGCTCCGATTCCCGCGGTGTAAGTAAAATTTCCGGTGGTGTGAGAAATGCGCAGGAGCATTTGATCACTTACAAGAGGAGGAGATGCGCAAATCCGGGCTCCGATTTCGGCGGT GTTGCTGTTTACAGTAAGAGATGCAGAGATATTGGGTGGGATCATGGAACAATGATTGATGGAAACAAAAATCATTGGAAGTGCAACTGGTGCGGTTTGGTTAGATATGGAGGAGGCTCGTGCAGGCTTAAGCAACATCTAGTTAAGTGTGTAAATGCTCCAAATGATGTTTCTAAGGCAATAGAGAATTATATGATGATGAAGCGAGAAAGAAAATCGAGAAGATCATGTGCTTCTGATGGTGCAAATATTGCAAAGTCGAGGTGCTCTGATTACATGTTAGTTGATAAGGATGGACCACTTGTCGACTCAATGAAGGAGGTGGGAAGTCACAGTCAACTTTTCAAGAAAGCATCTAAACAATCGAGGATCTATCCTTATCAATCAAAGAGTTCTACGCAACGACTGCAGGCAACCACCCATCTATATGAAAATTCCGTGGCTAAG GTTGCTGTTTACGGTTTAAACAAAAGAAGATGCAGAGATATTGGGTGGCAGCATGGAACGATGATTGATGGAAACAGTAATCATTGGAAGTGCAACTGGTGTGGTTTGGTTAGATATGGAGGAGGTTTGTCTAGACTTAAGCGACATCTCGTTGAGTGTCCAAGTGTTCCAAATGAGGTTTATAAAGCAGTAAAGAATTATATGAGAATGAAGCGAGAAAGAAAATTGAGATTAGCAGCTGCTTCTGATGGTACAGATAATGCAAAGTCGAGGTGCTCTGATTACATGGTGGTTGATAAGGATGGGCCACTTGTCAACTCAAAGGAGGAGGCGGGAAGGCGCAGTCAACTCTTTGAGAAAACATCTAAACAATTGAGGATTCATCCCTATCAATCAAAGAGTTCTACGCAGAGACCGCAGGCAACCACCCATCTATCTGACAATTCCGTCGCTGTG GGCAATATGGAGGAACATCATGGCGCAGTATTACAAAAGAACACTTCTGAGCAAGATGGTTGTGCTAGTACAGATAGTCACTGGACTCGCTGGAAATATGTTTTGGAAAACATGTTGCAGTTGCCGGATGTTTGTGAAAGTGGTGGCGTTCGAAGCTGCATTTGTGATGCGCTCACAATGGGTCATTCTGGTCTCACCAAAAGGTTGGAGGTGTCTGACATCAGCAGGAACACTGAACAACCACAG GACAGGTTTGAGGGGTATGAAATGCACACAACCGCAGCCTCAGGCATATCAAAACCTACCAGTGAGGCAGATACACTTGTCAACAGTACCAAGTGCCAGAGTTACTTGGTTGATATTTTATGTTCAGAGAATTTTGCTCTCTTATGTGATTTACTTTGGAGAACTTTTGAAGACAACAAGACAAAAGGCTTCTTCGATTTCAGCATTATCAATGCAAAGATGAAAAATGGAGATTATGGGCGTGCGCCTGGATTGATTGATCAAGATATCCAACAG GCGTGGGAAAAAGTTAAAGAAGTTGGTCGGAAAATGATTCATCTAGCAGAATGTCTTTCAAACATGTCAAGTGCTTCCTCACAGAAGCAG GCTGGAGAAGTTTCGAAGCTTGGTGTGAATGAACACAAGACTCAG AAGAACTGTGCAATTGTTGTTGAACAGAAGAATTCCGTGAAATCAAATACATGCAATTTAGATCATTCAGCCAAAGTGAATCAAACCAAGCCCTCTAGCCTTCACAAAACTTCAGCTTCCCAACAGTGTAGCGCCAAAGCAAACGGCAAGGAAAGCCACTTCTCGTGTCCAAATTCCGCTACCAAATTGAAACCGATTCGAAGCTCTCATTTTACTCCTTACTGCACTAATAAAAGAGAACCGCCCAAGCCTATCTCAATGACCTATGTTCGAAAAGATAGCTTAAACCAGAGTTGTGCAGCATATGATAAGCTTGAAGATGACTCCCAAGCTAATGATTCCCGAGTGAGTTCTGTTTCAAATATTGAGCTGGATGAGGCGAGAACTTCTATTTCTCGCTTGTGCAAGCTATGTGGAACATGCGAAGAGGAAAACAAGAGGTTTTTAGTTTGCAGACATATTGACTGTCCTTACAAGTTCTACCACATAAGATGCTTGAATAGCCGACAAATAGCAAGCACGGTACCGTGGAACATACGTTGTTGGTTATGTCCTTCATGCCTTTGTAGAGCTTGTCTCTCAGATAAAGACGACGACAAGATCTTGTTGTGTGATGGTTGTGAGGAGGCTTATCATATTTACTGTGTGGACCTGCCTCGTGATTTAGTACCAACAGGCGAGTGGTACTGTGTACGGTGCAATGcgcagagagagagggaagttTTGAGAAGCAAGCAAGGGATTTTCAAACGACATAGGATTAGTAATGATGTTGAAGGAGGTAATGAGAGTACTTGTGGGGTGGATTTGCTTCTGAGCGCTGCTGAAAAGCTGAAATTTGAAGAGAATATGCGCGGCCGTGATAAGAGCAAGAAAGGACATCACTGCACTCATTTTGTAAAACCTTAA
- the LOC109715540 gene encoding PHD finger protein EHD3-like isoform X3, producing the protein MAWHRTALCPVLMLARLTGTQVAYWHALVAVYSKRCRDIGWDHGTMIDGNKNHWKCNWCGLVRYGGGSCRLKQHLVKCVNAPNDVSKAIENYMMMKRERKSRRSCASDGANIAKSRCSDYMLVDKDGPLVDSMKEVGSHSQLFKKASKQSRIYPYQSKSSTQRLQATTHLYENSVAKVAVYGLNKRRCRDIGWQHGTMIDGNSNHWKCNWCGLVRYGGGLSRLKRHLVECPSVPNEVYKAVKNYMRMKRERKLRLAAASDGTDNAKSRCSDYMVVDKDGPLVNSKEEAGRRSQLFEKTSKQLRIHPYQSKSSTQRPQATTHLSDNSVAVGNMEEHHGAVLQKNTSEQDGCASTDSHWTRWKYVLENMLQLPDVCESGGVRSCICDALTMGHSGLTKRLEVSDISRNTEQPQDRFEGYEMHTTAASGISKPTSEADTLVNSTKCQSYLVDILCSENFALLCDLLWRTFEDNKTKGFFDFSIINAKMKNGDYGRAPGLIDQDIQQAWEKVKEVGRKMIHLAECLSNMSSASSQKQAGEVSKLGVNEHKTQKNCAIVVEQKNSVKSNTCNLDHSAKVNQTKPSSLHKTSASQQCSAKANGKESHFSCPNSATKLKPIRSSHFTPYCTNKREPPKPISMTYVRKDSLNQSCAAYDKLEDDSQANDSRVSSVSNIELDEARTSISRLCKLCGTCEEENKRFLVCRHIDCPYKFYHIRCLNSRQIASTVPWNIRCWLCPSCLCRACLSDKDDDKILLCDGCEEAYHIYCVDLPRDLVPTGEWYCVRCNAQREREVLRSKQGIFKRHRISNDVEGGNESTCGVDLLLSAAEKLKFEENMRGRDKSKKGHHCTHFVKP; encoded by the exons ATGGCGTGGCACAGAACAGCTTTATGCCCCGTGCTAATGTTGGCACGGCTTACTGGCACACAAGTGGCATACTGGCACGCATTG GTTGCTGTTTACAGTAAGAGATGCAGAGATATTGGGTGGGATCATGGAACAATGATTGATGGAAACAAAAATCATTGGAAGTGCAACTGGTGCGGTTTGGTTAGATATGGAGGAGGCTCGTGCAGGCTTAAGCAACATCTAGTTAAGTGTGTAAATGCTCCAAATGATGTTTCTAAGGCAATAGAGAATTATATGATGATGAAGCGAGAAAGAAAATCGAGAAGATCATGTGCTTCTGATGGTGCAAATATTGCAAAGTCGAGGTGCTCTGATTACATGTTAGTTGATAAGGATGGACCACTTGTCGACTCAATGAAGGAGGTGGGAAGTCACAGTCAACTTTTCAAGAAAGCATCTAAACAATCGAGGATCTATCCTTATCAATCAAAGAGTTCTACGCAACGACTGCAGGCAACCACCCATCTATATGAAAATTCCGTGGCTAAG GTTGCTGTTTACGGTTTAAACAAAAGAAGATGCAGAGATATTGGGTGGCAGCATGGAACGATGATTGATGGAAACAGTAATCATTGGAAGTGCAACTGGTGTGGTTTGGTTAGATATGGAGGAGGTTTGTCTAGACTTAAGCGACATCTCGTTGAGTGTCCAAGTGTTCCAAATGAGGTTTATAAAGCAGTAAAGAATTATATGAGAATGAAGCGAGAAAGAAAATTGAGATTAGCAGCTGCTTCTGATGGTACAGATAATGCAAAGTCGAGGTGCTCTGATTACATGGTGGTTGATAAGGATGGGCCACTTGTCAACTCAAAGGAGGAGGCGGGAAGGCGCAGTCAACTCTTTGAGAAAACATCTAAACAATTGAGGATTCATCCCTATCAATCAAAGAGTTCTACGCAGAGACCGCAGGCAACCACCCATCTATCTGACAATTCCGTCGCTGTG GGCAATATGGAGGAACATCATGGCGCAGTATTACAAAAGAACACTTCTGAGCAAGATGGTTGTGCTAGTACAGATAGTCACTGGACTCGCTGGAAATATGTTTTGGAAAACATGTTGCAGTTGCCGGATGTTTGTGAAAGTGGTGGCGTTCGAAGCTGCATTTGTGATGCGCTCACAATGGGTCATTCTGGTCTCACCAAAAGGTTGGAGGTGTCTGACATCAGCAGGAACACTGAACAACCACAG GACAGGTTTGAGGGGTATGAAATGCACACAACCGCAGCCTCAGGCATATCAAAACCTACCAGTGAGGCAGATACACTTGTCAACAGTACCAAGTGCCAGAGTTACTTGGTTGATATTTTATGTTCAGAGAATTTTGCTCTCTTATGTGATTTACTTTGGAGAACTTTTGAAGACAACAAGACAAAAGGCTTCTTCGATTTCAGCATTATCAATGCAAAGATGAAAAATGGAGATTATGGGCGTGCGCCTGGATTGATTGATCAAGATATCCAACAG GCGTGGGAAAAAGTTAAAGAAGTTGGTCGGAAAATGATTCATCTAGCAGAATGTCTTTCAAACATGTCAAGTGCTTCCTCACAGAAGCAG GCTGGAGAAGTTTCGAAGCTTGGTGTGAATGAACACAAGACTCAG AAGAACTGTGCAATTGTTGTTGAACAGAAGAATTCCGTGAAATCAAATACATGCAATTTAGATCATTCAGCCAAAGTGAATCAAACCAAGCCCTCTAGCCTTCACAAAACTTCAGCTTCCCAACAGTGTAGCGCCAAAGCAAACGGCAAGGAAAGCCACTTCTCGTGTCCAAATTCCGCTACCAAATTGAAACCGATTCGAAGCTCTCATTTTACTCCTTACTGCACTAATAAAAGAGAACCGCCCAAGCCTATCTCAATGACCTATGTTCGAAAAGATAGCTTAAACCAGAGTTGTGCAGCATATGATAAGCTTGAAGATGACTCCCAAGCTAATGATTCCCGAGTGAGTTCTGTTTCAAATATTGAGCTGGATGAGGCGAGAACTTCTATTTCTCGCTTGTGCAAGCTATGTGGAACATGCGAAGAGGAAAACAAGAGGTTTTTAGTTTGCAGACATATTGACTGTCCTTACAAGTTCTACCACATAAGATGCTTGAATAGCCGACAAATAGCAAGCACGGTACCGTGGAACATACGTTGTTGGTTATGTCCTTCATGCCTTTGTAGAGCTTGTCTCTCAGATAAAGACGACGACAAGATCTTGTTGTGTGATGGTTGTGAGGAGGCTTATCATATTTACTGTGTGGACCTGCCTCGTGATTTAGTACCAACAGGCGAGTGGTACTGTGTACGGTGCAATGcgcagagagagagggaagttTTGAGAAGCAAGCAAGGGATTTTCAAACGACATAGGATTAGTAATGATGTTGAAGGAGGTAATGAGAGTACTTGTGGGGTGGATTTGCTTCTGAGCGCTGCTGAAAAGCTGAAATTTGAAGAGAATATGCGCGGCCGTGATAAGAGCAAGAAAGGACATCACTGCACTCATTTTGTAAAACCTTAA